Proteins encoded by one window of Akkermansia muciniphila ATCC BAA-835:
- a CDS encoding tetratricopeptide repeat protein, with protein MKKLLAILSLFFCMTVTLMAQQVVTTWLSDAVVPGEQTRLFIILTDGSIARQDPLPRVKGASLRWVSQGNYIRWPGSPNQSAFLMAIEVTPDEVGTVEIPSLTLQANNGRTYTTLPQTLTVYPYSAIKWNTLNLNGTAVPYGMLWHVDNQKPYVHQPDRCELKIYAPEYILEYTAPAITTSNLATWRFEPTLVELLRGQPRGSVLYKGVNWNVMTFQSTLFPLRAGEVTASGTVTARAALPEADPLIANFIRSEVLVEMAIPEVKITARELPPGAPSSFTNAVGNFRISSTTDARDLSANEPITVKIRVTGTGNIHSIACPALTDASNWKLYPPNKLDPGQNTRSIQGTVEFQQMMRPVAQTDAIPPFELTFFDPSTQQYKTVTTAPIPLEWKASAITGTAAGGAAPATPPPAGTIPVAEMTDIYGLMPATVMNALTAPAHWGWYFLAYIPAVILLGMALIRYIRKIRKESFTARERMRAFRRLASTPRQASSTEFLRAAGNFIESYIPPSKQNEKMKDILQLRDDRAFKPSESSEELPHAERQHMLQAIKKAIAKLPVLMMAAVLAMSLAGATGNASETDNLGVKAYEQGEYAKAIDYFSKESGNMNLSKAERAYACFGIGNSYYRMNKPGLAALNYRRALELSPYFTEAEYNLLFIERKEGAILPANTTENQWLTYIRHDTLGPISILSGAVMLTFLALLTVTRRHGALLTILATLSGLVTVAAVMNYIMYPETPESIPADRLLVVTQKTPGRHAADMNSPALITLPESTPLILRAERGSWYYASTFQNTPVWIPRTDAQPL; from the coding sequence ATGAAAAAACTGCTCGCCATTCTTTCGCTTTTCTTCTGCATGACTGTCACGCTTATGGCTCAGCAGGTGGTTACCACCTGGCTGTCCGATGCCGTTGTGCCGGGAGAACAAACCCGTCTCTTCATCATCCTGACAGACGGAAGCATCGCCCGCCAGGACCCGCTTCCCCGGGTAAAGGGCGCCAGCCTGCGCTGGGTCAGCCAGGGCAACTACATCCGCTGGCCGGGGTCTCCCAACCAATCCGCCTTCCTGATGGCCATTGAAGTAACGCCGGACGAAGTGGGCACCGTGGAAATCCCTTCCCTGACCCTGCAGGCCAACAATGGCCGCACTTATACCACGCTTCCCCAGACGCTGACTGTCTACCCTTACAGCGCCATCAAATGGAATACGCTGAACCTGAACGGCACAGCAGTCCCGTACGGCATGCTGTGGCATGTGGACAACCAGAAACCCTATGTCCACCAGCCGGACCGCTGCGAACTGAAAATTTACGCCCCGGAATACATTCTGGAATACACGGCGCCCGCCATCACCACCTCCAACCTGGCTACCTGGCGCTTTGAACCCACGCTGGTGGAACTGCTCCGCGGCCAGCCTCGCGGTTCTGTACTTTACAAAGGCGTCAACTGGAATGTCATGACCTTCCAGAGCACCCTGTTCCCGCTGCGCGCCGGGGAGGTAACGGCGTCCGGCACTGTCACGGCACGCGCCGCCCTGCCGGAGGCGGACCCTCTCATCGCCAACTTCATCCGTTCGGAAGTACTGGTGGAAATGGCCATTCCGGAAGTGAAAATCACAGCCCGGGAACTCCCCCCGGGAGCTCCCTCTTCCTTCACCAATGCCGTAGGGAATTTCCGCATCTCCTCCACCACGGATGCGCGGGATCTCAGTGCCAATGAACCCATTACTGTTAAAATCAGGGTAACAGGAACAGGCAATATCCACAGTATCGCCTGCCCGGCCCTCACAGACGCCTCCAACTGGAAACTCTATCCTCCCAACAAGCTGGACCCGGGCCAGAATACGCGCTCCATCCAGGGAACCGTGGAATTTCAGCAAATGATGCGTCCGGTTGCCCAAACGGATGCCATCCCTCCCTTTGAACTCACTTTTTTTGACCCCAGCACGCAACAGTACAAAACCGTAACCACAGCCCCCATTCCCCTGGAATGGAAGGCCTCAGCCATTACTGGAACGGCGGCCGGAGGTGCCGCTCCCGCCACGCCTCCCCCGGCAGGCACCATTCCGGTAGCTGAAATGACGGATATTTACGGGCTCATGCCCGCCACCGTCATGAACGCCCTTACCGCTCCGGCTCACTGGGGGTGGTATTTCCTGGCCTACATCCCCGCCGTCATCCTGCTGGGAATGGCTCTGATCCGCTACATCCGGAAAATCCGGAAGGAAAGCTTCACGGCCAGGGAACGCATGAGAGCCTTCCGCAGGCTCGCTTCCACTCCGCGCCAGGCAAGCTCCACGGAATTCCTGCGTGCCGCCGGCAACTTTATTGAATCCTATATTCCGCCTTCCAAGCAGAATGAAAAAATGAAAGATATCCTTCAACTCCGGGACGACAGGGCATTCAAGCCTTCGGAATCTTCGGAAGAACTGCCGCACGCGGAACGCCAGCACATGCTCCAGGCTATTAAAAAAGCCATCGCCAAGCTTCCCGTTCTCATGATGGCCGCCGTACTGGCCATGTCCCTGGCAGGAGCAACCGGAAACGCGTCGGAAACGGACAACCTGGGTGTAAAAGCCTATGAACAGGGAGAGTACGCCAAAGCCATTGACTATTTCAGCAAGGAAAGCGGCAATATGAACCTTTCCAAGGCAGAACGCGCCTACGCCTGTTTCGGCATCGGCAATTCCTATTACCGCATGAACAAACCCGGTCTGGCCGCTCTCAATTACCGCCGTGCTCTGGAACTCTCCCCGTACTTCACGGAAGCTGAATACAACCTGCTATTCATCGAACGCAAGGAGGGCGCCATCCTGCCCGCCAACACCACGGAAAACCAGTGGCTCACTTACATCCGCCATGATACGCTCGGCCCCATCTCCATCCTGTCCGGAGCCGTCATGCTCACCTTCCTGGCCCTGCTGACCGTTACCCGCAGACACGGGGCCCTGCTGACCATCCTGGCCACCCTTAGCGGACTGGTCACAGTAGCGGCTGTCATGAACTACATCATGTACCCGGAAACCCCGGAATCCATTCCGGCAGATCGGTTACTGGTCGTTACCCAAAAAACGCCCGGCAGACATGCGGCGGACATGAACAGCCCTGCGCTCATCACCCTTCCGGAATCCACCCCGCTCATCCTGCGCGCGGAACGCGGCTCCTGGTACTACGCCAGCACCTTCCAGAACACGCCCGTCTGGATACCCAGGACGGACGCTCAGCCGCTGTAG
- a CDS encoding vWA domain-containing protein, producing MTFLYPNVLYALILPVLLAAAAWWLWRRRSRKWEVLVSPEYRRELVHAPATWHRVLPVIFAVLASIFAILSIARPVDGYTEVKEIPKSRNILIAIDCSRSMLSKDASPTRLGRAKTAAYDLLDALPGDNFGIIIFSGDAVLLMPLTHDHNALKETIEQLQFGWVSQGGTNLENVVRLALQTFKRDKEADAKNALVILSDGEDTVNITYKTAEAARQHQLIIVTAGIGTTIGTTIPDEQSPSGLYRDRRGQHVVSKLNPESLQYLARQTEGQYVQLSDGAALNRFVKDIADRLDTTEGKEEVRRVPNDRYITFAVPALICLLLTLLAGTRWRSFRRSGRRGMTSLTAAALFCAGLLGQEAQADTHALDNVTDLIRTGKTEEAVKSIDEMLAVPDLAEETRQALEFAKGCLEQKADNPKEAAEAFSQALLSPKPALQADSHFNLGNLEAAQARKTMTFSRPEGEQQQARLSSIDDQIKEIDARLAKIPVAKKHVKEAVKRFDDALSAYGSHEGAASNKEEMLRYDKSLDEYRRQLEELKKKLEEEKKKQQDQNKDQNKDQNKDQNKDQNKDQNKDQNKDQNKDQNKDQNKDQNKDQNKDQNKDQNKDQNKDQNKDQNKDQNKDQNKDQNKDQNKDQNKDQNKDQNKDQDKDQDKDQDKDQDKDNAETKEGKRDENEMKNARLPSSPEKDRLPETSGMEKPQPQPEDNKPVPAAAQKESREEKERREARAILMERRDIEPGCPVPQRSPEIPPDKDY from the coding sequence ATGACTTTCCTTTATCCCAACGTTCTGTACGCGCTCATTCTCCCGGTCCTGCTCGCAGCGGCGGCCTGGTGGCTGTGGCGCCGCCGTTCCAGAAAATGGGAAGTGCTCGTTTCGCCGGAATACCGGCGGGAACTGGTTCACGCTCCGGCCACCTGGCACCGGGTGCTCCCCGTCATCTTTGCCGTGCTGGCGTCCATCTTCGCCATCCTCTCCATTGCGCGCCCGGTGGACGGCTACACGGAGGTAAAGGAAATCCCCAAATCGCGCAACATCCTCATTGCTATTGACTGCTCCCGTTCCATGCTCAGCAAGGATGCTTCCCCGACCCGCTTGGGAAGGGCAAAAACCGCCGCCTACGACCTGCTGGACGCCCTGCCGGGGGACAACTTCGGCATCATCATCTTCTCCGGAGACGCCGTCCTGCTCATGCCCCTTACCCATGACCATAACGCATTAAAAGAAACCATTGAACAACTTCAATTCGGCTGGGTCTCCCAAGGGGGAACCAACCTGGAAAACGTTGTGCGGCTGGCCCTTCAAACCTTCAAACGGGACAAGGAAGCGGACGCCAAAAACGCCCTGGTCATCCTCAGCGACGGGGAAGACACCGTCAACATCACCTATAAGACTGCGGAAGCCGCACGGCAGCACCAGCTTATCATCGTGACAGCGGGTATCGGTACTACTATCGGTACCACTATTCCGGATGAGCAATCCCCCTCCGGCCTGTACCGGGATCGTCGTGGCCAGCACGTCGTCTCCAAGCTCAATCCGGAAAGCCTGCAATACCTGGCCAGGCAAACGGAAGGCCAATATGTCCAACTCTCCGACGGAGCGGCGCTGAACCGCTTCGTCAAGGACATCGCGGACCGGCTGGATACCACGGAAGGCAAGGAAGAAGTGCGCCGCGTGCCGAATGACCGCTACATCACCTTTGCCGTTCCGGCCCTCATCTGCCTGCTCCTCACCCTTCTGGCGGGAACACGCTGGCGTTCCTTCCGCCGTTCCGGACGCCGCGGTATGACATCTCTGACTGCTGCGGCGTTATTCTGCGCCGGACTGCTGGGCCAGGAAGCGCAGGCGGACACGCACGCCCTGGACAATGTCACGGATTTGATCCGGACGGGAAAAACGGAAGAAGCCGTCAAATCCATTGATGAAATGCTCGCTGTTCCCGACCTGGCGGAAGAAACGCGCCAGGCCTTGGAATTCGCCAAAGGATGCCTGGAACAAAAAGCGGATAACCCCAAAGAAGCCGCGGAAGCTTTCTCCCAGGCGCTCCTTTCTCCCAAACCAGCCCTCCAGGCGGATTCCCACTTCAACCTTGGCAACCTGGAAGCCGCCCAGGCCCGCAAGACCATGACTTTCTCCAGGCCGGAAGGGGAACAGCAGCAAGCCCGGCTCTCTTCCATTGACGACCAAATTAAGGAAATTGATGCCCGGCTGGCAAAAATACCCGTTGCGAAAAAACATGTTAAAGAGGCCGTCAAACGTTTTGACGATGCGCTCTCTGCCTATGGTTCCCATGAAGGAGCAGCGTCCAACAAGGAGGAAATGCTCCGTTATGATAAATCCTTGGACGAATACCGCCGGCAGCTGGAAGAATTAAAGAAGAAATTGGAAGAAGAGAAGAAAAAACAACAGGACCAGAACAAGGACCAGAACAAGGACCAGAACAAGGACCAGAACAAGGACCAGAACAAGGACCAGAACAAGGACCAGAACAAGGACCAGAACAAGGACCAGAACAAGGACCAGAACAAGGACCAGAACAAGGACCAGAACAAGGACCAGAACAAGGACCAGAACAAGGACCAGAACAAGGACCAGAACAAGGACCAGAACAAGGACCAGAACAAGGACCAGAACAAGGACCAGAACAAGGACCAGAACAAGGACCAGAACAAGGACCAGAACAAGGACCAGAACAAGGACCAAGACAAGGACCAAGACAAGGACCAAGACAAGGACCAAGACAAGGATAACGCCGAAACCAAGGAAGGCAAGAGGGACGAAAATGAAATGAAAAACGCCCGGCTTCCCTCCTCTCCGGAAAAAGACAGGCTGCCAGAAACGTCCGGAATGGAAAAACCGCAGCCCCAGCCGGAAGATAACAAGCCCGTTCCGGCAGCCGCACAAAAGGAAAGCAGGGAGGAAAAGGAACGCAGGGAAGCAAGAGCCATCCTGATGGAACGCAGGGACATTGAACCCGGCTGCCCCGTTCCCCAGCGTTCTCCGGAAATTCCTCCGGATAAGGATTACTAA
- a CDS encoding VWA domain-containing protein, which produces MTEHFQFAQPEWLYALPFILCLIILRRRRGAEGSITYPTVRFIASLARTPQSLAGKIGALCFVLAAAAIAIALARPQHVEDKTFRTVNGIDIMIAFDLSYSMETPDMVLNRMPINRLVAAKHVITQFVDSRPDDRIGIVGFAGKTKSFCPLTLDHALVNSIIRDFHPRMIQADGTAIGSAIAAAATRLDDRKETKSKIIILVTDGASNSGQISPLVAAENAAKLGIKIYTIAVGTEEGTLANGMVVQSEFDEPTLRKIAQLTGGEHFRATNMASFNKAFTSIGKLEKSEAKVQTVRHIEEYFMYFLVTGAALALLGLSLQVLKPAPAP; this is translated from the coding sequence ATGACGGAACACTTCCAATTTGCACAACCTGAATGGCTTTATGCCTTACCCTTCATCTTGTGCCTCATCATCCTCCGCCGCAGGCGCGGGGCGGAAGGCTCCATCACCTACCCCACCGTGCGCTTCATCGCTTCCCTGGCGCGCACTCCGCAATCCCTGGCAGGGAAAATAGGGGCCCTTTGCTTCGTTCTGGCGGCTGCCGCCATCGCCATCGCCCTGGCGCGCCCCCAGCACGTGGAAGATAAAACCTTCCGGACAGTCAACGGCATTGACATCATGATCGCCTTTGACCTTTCCTACTCCATGGAAACGCCGGACATGGTTCTCAACCGAATGCCCATCAACCGGCTGGTAGCAGCCAAACACGTCATCACCCAATTTGTTGACAGCCGTCCGGACGACCGCATCGGTATCGTGGGATTTGCCGGGAAAACAAAATCCTTCTGTCCGCTCACGCTGGACCACGCCCTGGTCAACAGCATCATCCGGGATTTCCATCCGCGCATGATCCAGGCGGACGGCACGGCCATCGGCTCCGCCATTGCGGCGGCGGCCACCCGGCTGGACGACCGTAAGGAAACCAAATCAAAAATCATCATCCTGGTGACGGATGGTGCCTCCAACTCCGGCCAGATATCCCCGCTGGTGGCGGCGGAAAACGCGGCCAAGCTGGGTATCAAAATTTATACCATTGCCGTAGGCACGGAAGAAGGAACCCTGGCGAACGGTATGGTGGTGCAAAGTGAATTTGACGAACCAACCCTGCGGAAAATAGCCCAGCTCACGGGCGGAGAACACTTCCGGGCCACCAATATGGCCTCCTTCAATAAAGCGTTCACCTCCATCGGGAAGCTGGAAAAAAGCGAGGCCAAAGTGCAAACCGTCCGCCACATTGAAGAATACTTCATGTACTTCCTTGTAACGGGAGCCGCGCTGGCGCTTCTGGGCCTCTCCCTGCAAGTGCTCAAACCGGCCCCCGCCCCGTAA
- a CDS encoding DUF58 domain-containing protein codes for MDKASDILKRVRRIELRARHLATENFAGQYQSGFRGQGLDFDDFREYMPGDDPRFIDWKVTARMNSPFVRRFREEREQAVILAVDVSGSMHYASSAARVSKLDYAAEVAAVLAYSAAQSGDKCGLLIYGNSHSHYIPPAKGVKQTLRIVREIVASKNDGADQNISDVARQLVLSQKKAAMVIMISDFWGENNKAALGQLNFKHDFIPIRIADPMELHLPDAGRVILKDPETGKSMFLNLSRQDVRETHANVVHLHREKWTQDFRRLGIDFLDLQTTDNFMPPLRALFARRSRKFSR; via the coding sequence ATGGATAAAGCCTCAGACATTCTCAAGCGCGTACGCCGCATTGAACTGCGCGCCAGGCATCTGGCCACGGAAAACTTCGCCGGGCAATACCAGTCCGGCTTCCGCGGACAGGGGCTGGACTTTGACGACTTCCGGGAATACATGCCGGGAGATGACCCCCGCTTCATTGACTGGAAGGTAACGGCCAGGATGAACTCCCCTTTTGTCCGCCGTTTCCGGGAGGAACGGGAACAGGCCGTCATTCTGGCGGTGGACGTCAGCGGCTCCATGCACTACGCCTCCTCCGCGGCCCGCGTCTCCAAACTGGACTATGCGGCGGAAGTAGCGGCAGTGCTCGCCTACAGCGCTGCCCAGAGCGGAGACAAATGCGGCCTCCTTATCTACGGGAACAGCCACTCCCATTACATCCCCCCGGCCAAGGGAGTCAAGCAGACCCTGCGCATCGTCCGCGAAATCGTAGCCAGTAAAAACGATGGAGCCGACCAGAACATTTCCGATGTAGCCCGGCAACTTGTCCTTTCCCAGAAAAAAGCGGCCATGGTCATCATGATCAGTGACTTTTGGGGTGAGAACAATAAAGCCGCCCTGGGGCAGCTCAACTTCAAGCATGACTTCATCCCCATCCGCATCGCAGACCCGATGGAACTGCATCTGCCGGATGCCGGACGCGTCATCCTGAAAGATCCGGAAACTGGCAAAAGCATGTTCCTGAACCTTTCCCGTCAGGATGTCCGGGAAACCCACGCCAACGTCGTTCATCTGCACCGCGAGAAATGGACGCAGGATTTCCGCCGCCTGGGCATTGACTTCCTGGACTTGCAGACCACAGACAACTTCATGCCTCCCCTCCGGGCCCTTTTTGCCAGAAGATCCCGTAAATTTTCACGCTAA
- a CDS encoding AAA family ATPase, which translates to MDTREFNEIIAANSSWISALRTEVGKVVIGQQALVDRLILSLLCKGHVLLEGVPGLAKTLSVKAMAGTLHAQFARIQFTPDLLPADLLGTMIYNPEERQFTAKKGPIFANLILADEINRAPAKVQSALLEAMQERQVTLGETTYRLPDPFLVLATQNPIDQEGTYQLPEAQLDRFLFKVLVTYPTREEELQVLDLMASSAKPPETSPVTTPEQVAASRDLVNQIYIDDAVRGYIVDLVRATRFPETVDVKLRGLIRAGASPRATINLALAARANAFMHHRSFVTPQDIKDLAHDILRHRILLSYEAEAENISTDDVIDHILTKVPVP; encoded by the coding sequence ATGGACACCCGAGAATTCAACGAAATTATCGCCGCGAACTCATCGTGGATTTCTGCTCTCAGAACGGAAGTCGGCAAGGTGGTCATCGGCCAGCAGGCGCTCGTGGACAGATTAATCCTCAGTCTCCTCTGCAAGGGCCACGTCCTGCTGGAAGGCGTGCCCGGCCTTGCCAAGACGCTCTCCGTAAAAGCCATGGCGGGCACGCTGCATGCACAGTTTGCCCGCATCCAGTTTACGCCGGATCTTCTTCCGGCGGATTTGCTGGGCACAATGATCTATAATCCGGAAGAAAGGCAGTTCACAGCCAAAAAAGGCCCGATCTTCGCCAATCTCATTTTGGCGGATGAAATCAACCGCGCCCCGGCCAAAGTGCAATCCGCCCTGCTGGAAGCCATGCAGGAACGCCAGGTAACCCTAGGTGAAACCACCTACCGCCTGCCGGACCCCTTCCTGGTGCTTGCCACGCAGAACCCGATTGACCAGGAGGGCACTTACCAGCTCCCGGAAGCCCAGCTTGACCGTTTTCTCTTCAAGGTGCTGGTCACCTACCCCACGCGCGAAGAAGAACTCCAGGTGCTGGACCTCATGGCCAGCTCCGCCAAACCGCCGGAAACCTCCCCGGTCACCACGCCGGAACAGGTGGCGGCCTCCCGCGACCTGGTAAACCAGATTTATATTGACGACGCCGTGCGCGGCTACATCGTGGATCTGGTGCGCGCCACCCGCTTCCCGGAAACGGTGGACGTGAAGTTGCGCGGTCTCATCCGCGCGGGGGCATCTCCCCGCGCTACCATCAACCTGGCTCTGGCGGCCCGCGCCAATGCCTTCATGCACCATCGTTCCTTCGTCACTCCACAGGATATCAAGGACCTGGCCCACGATATCCTGCGCCACCGCATCCTGCTCTCTTATGAGGCTGAAGCGGAAAACATTTCCACGGACGACGTCATCGACCACATCCTGACGAAAGTCCCCGTGCCGTGA
- the gatA gene encoding Asp-tRNA(Asn)/Glu-tRNA(Gln) amidotransferase subunit GatA: MSKIQGTLAQWRDRLRRKELSPAELVNLTADAIEADRTTNAYISFDREAALHAAAGADISSPLAGIPIAVKDNINVLGQPTRCASRLLSPYVAPYDATSIRLLKEAGGIPLGRTNMDEFAMGASGENSAYGITRNPEAPDRIPGGSSSGSAAAVASATAIAALGSDTGGSIRQPAGHCGIVGLKPTYGRVSRYGLVAFASSLDQIGPMTRTVEDAAILLQAISGHDRKDSTSANCPVPDFEAALGRDVKGLKVGIPSEYFTSGNHPGISEAVQNTVKQLESLGAELVEVNLPHADAVVAAYYIIACAEASSNLSRFDGVRYGKRAEDAAGLVELFSRTREEGFGPEVKRRIILGTYVLSSGYYDAYYSRAQKVRSLVARDFAEAFSRVDIIVGPTSPAPAPKIGDSALDHLQTYLADIYTIPANLAGLPAMSIPCGTVRESGMELPVGFQMMAPHFREDLLLKTGFALGK, encoded by the coding sequence ATGTCAAAAATTCAAGGCACCCTGGCCCAGTGGCGTGACCGCCTGCGCCGCAAGGAACTCTCCCCTGCCGAACTGGTCAACCTGACGGCGGACGCCATTGAGGCGGACCGGACAACCAACGCCTACATCTCCTTTGACCGTGAAGCAGCCCTCCACGCCGCGGCCGGAGCGGATATTTCCAGCCCCCTGGCTGGCATCCCCATCGCCGTGAAGGACAATATTAATGTCCTGGGCCAGCCGACGCGCTGCGCCTCCCGCCTTCTTTCCCCTTATGTCGCTCCTTATGACGCCACCTCCATCCGCCTGCTGAAGGAGGCGGGCGGCATCCCGCTGGGCCGCACGAACATGGATGAATTCGCCATGGGTGCCAGCGGAGAAAACTCTGCTTACGGCATCACGCGCAACCCGGAAGCCCCGGACCGCATTCCCGGAGGCTCCTCCAGCGGCTCTGCCGCCGCCGTCGCATCCGCTACCGCCATTGCCGCACTCGGTTCCGACACGGGCGGCTCCATCCGGCAGCCGGCCGGGCACTGCGGCATCGTGGGCCTCAAGCCTACCTACGGGCGCGTTTCCCGCTACGGACTGGTAGCCTTTGCCTCTTCCCTGGACCAGATCGGCCCCATGACCCGGACAGTGGAAGACGCCGCCATCCTGCTCCAGGCCATCTCCGGACACGACCGTAAAGACTCCACATCCGCAAACTGCCCCGTGCCGGACTTTGAAGCTGCGCTGGGCCGTGACGTCAAAGGGCTAAAAGTGGGCATCCCTTCGGAATACTTTACCTCCGGCAACCATCCGGGCATTTCCGAGGCAGTGCAAAACACCGTCAAACAGCTGGAAAGCCTGGGAGCGGAGCTGGTGGAAGTCAACCTGCCCCACGCGGATGCCGTCGTCGCCGCCTACTATATCATCGCCTGCGCGGAAGCGTCTTCCAACCTCTCCCGGTTTGACGGCGTGCGCTACGGAAAGAGGGCGGAAGACGCCGCCGGACTGGTGGAACTCTTCTCACGCACCCGTGAAGAGGGATTCGGGCCGGAAGTCAAGCGCCGCATCATCCTGGGCACCTACGTGCTCAGCTCCGGTTACTATGACGCTTACTACTCCCGCGCTCAAAAAGTCCGCTCCCTGGTCGCCAGAGATTTCGCGGAAGCCTTCTCCAGGGTGGATATCATCGTAGGCCCCACCTCGCCCGCTCCCGCTCCCAAAATCGGAGATTCCGCGCTGGATCACCTCCAGACCTATCTGGCGGACATCTACACGATCCCCGCCAACCTGGCCGGCCTCCCCGCCATGTCCATTCCCTGCGGAACCGTCAGGGAAAGCGGCATGGAACTTCCCGTGGGCTTTCAGATGATGGCTCCCCATTTCCGGGAAGACCTCCTGTTGAAAACCGGATTTGCCCTTGGGAAATAA
- the gatC gene encoding Asp-tRNA(Asn)/Glu-tRNA(Gln) amidotransferase subunit GatC: MSTPQIDVAYIAKLARIDLTEEETALFSKDLDKVLAYITKLESYDVTGIAPMNHPLPAMDVMREDIPETGFTQEEALSNAPQQSQGQFRTPKVVESA; encoded by the coding sequence ATGAGCACGCCCCAAATAGACGTAGCCTACATTGCCAAGCTGGCACGCATTGACCTGACGGAGGAAGAAACAGCTCTCTTCTCCAAGGATCTGGACAAAGTCCTGGCCTATATCACCAAGCTGGAATCCTACGATGTCACGGGCATCGCCCCCATGAACCATCCTCTCCCGGCAATGGACGTGATGCGCGAAGACATTCCTGAAACCGGCTTCACCCAGGAAGAAGCCCTCTCCAATGCCCCCCAGCAGTCCCAGGGGCAATTCCGCACGCCCAAGGTGGTGGAATCCGCCTGA
- a CDS encoding tetratricopeptide repeat protein, whose amino-acid sequence MSESLPPEKGANDRAFGVACWTLGGLAFVLLLMVGVSFSLSVRTVVVEKVVEKPVPVPAREKPERPAGVVEDGAAEETVHMADVPASPSEKPRSVEEMLREADLSDPAADSVPVAAAVAGGGDSASGASLPAENPDEVMPPMTEEVAELVKAARYAQIEGDLKVAVVKLEQAMRLEPDNPVVLYYYGLTYEWLRNADKSREFFLKVYTQREKAGKYFARAARHLQAGFSSPADLRGDMSFGTILEYRDPECPAGERVKLMVPILMKDGLNVRPEDLRVIVQFFDKVNGKKVEKTHAPEPSSRCVTEPADWADGEEIMEITYYMPPLTEEEMIAYGSLKYYGYTAKLYYKGEPMDCHASPPVLFLLEQMNQSSPSGLPEIYDGGLLPPVEAAPVSESYESLLPP is encoded by the coding sequence ATGAGCGAATCCCTTCCACCGGAAAAGGGCGCCAATGACCGTGCGTTCGGCGTCGCCTGCTGGACGCTGGGTGGGCTGGCGTTTGTTCTGTTGCTGATGGTGGGCGTTTCTTTCAGCCTGTCTGTCCGTACCGTGGTGGTGGAAAAAGTGGTGGAGAAGCCTGTTCCCGTTCCGGCACGGGAGAAGCCGGAGCGTCCGGCCGGAGTCGTTGAGGATGGGGCGGCAGAGGAGACAGTGCATATGGCGGATGTTCCGGCATCCCCTTCTGAAAAGCCCCGTTCTGTGGAAGAAATGCTCCGGGAAGCCGATTTATCAGATCCGGCTGCCGATTCTGTACCGGTGGCCGCGGCCGTTGCGGGAGGGGGGGATTCCGCTAGCGGAGCATCCCTTCCTGCTGAGAATCCGGACGAGGTTATGCCCCCCATGACGGAGGAAGTGGCGGAGCTTGTCAAGGCGGCTCGTTACGCCCAGATTGAAGGTGACCTCAAAGTAGCGGTCGTGAAGCTGGAGCAGGCCATGAGGCTGGAACCGGATAATCCGGTGGTGCTTTATTATTATGGACTTACCTATGAATGGCTGAGGAATGCGGATAAGTCACGGGAGTTTTTTCTGAAAGTATATACCCAGCGGGAGAAGGCGGGGAAATATTTTGCGCGTGCGGCGCGGCACCTTCAGGCCGGCTTTTCCAGCCCGGCGGATTTGCGGGGGGATATGTCCTTCGGCACTATTCTGGAATACCGGGATCCGGAATGCCCCGCCGGGGAGCGCGTCAAGCTGATGGTTCCTATTCTGATGAAGGATGGCCTGAATGTCAGGCCGGAGGATCTGCGCGTCATTGTCCAGTTTTTTGACAAAGTCAATGGGAAGAAAGTGGAAAAGACGCATGCGCCCGAACCTTCTTCCCGGTGCGTTACGGAACCCGCGGATTGGGCGGACGGTGAGGAAATCATGGAAATAACCTACTACATGCCTCCCCTGACGGAAGAAGAGATGATTGCTTATGGAAGCCTGAAATATTACGGATATACCGCTAAATTGTATTACAAGGGGGAACCGATGGATTGCCATGCTTCCCCTCCCGTGCTATTTTTACTGGAACAGATGAACCAGAGTTCCCCTTCCGGACTGCCCGAGATTTATGACGGCGGTTTGCTTCCTCCTGTAGAGGCGGCTCCGGTTTCTGAGTCTTATGAATCTCTTTTGCCTCCCTGA